One Hippocampus zosterae strain Florida chromosome 21, ASM2543408v3, whole genome shotgun sequence genomic region harbors:
- the rerg gene encoding ras-related and estrogen-regulated growth inhibitor produces MAKSPEVKLAILGRAGVGKSALVVRFLTRRFIWEYDPTLESTYRHQANIDDEVVTMEILDTAGQEDNQQREGHMRWGDGFFLVYDITDRGSFEDVAPLRSLLEEVKKPKNVPLVLVGNKCDMDHVRQVTTEEGERLAAEMSCAFYECSACADEGGAVAEAFHDLCREVRRRKAVQGKARRRSSTTHVKQAINKMLTKISS; encoded by the exons atggCCAAAAGCCCGGAGGTGAAACTCGCCATCTTAGGccgagcaggggtgggcaagtCAG cgTTGGTGGTGAGGTTTTTGACTCGACGCTTCATCTGGGAGTACGACCCAACCCTTG AATCCACCTATCGCCATCAAGCCAATATCGATGATGAGGTTGTCACCATGGAGATACTGGACACGGCAGGCCAG GAGGACAACCAGCAGAGGGAAGGTCACATGCGTTGGGGCGACGGTTTCTTCCTCGTGTACGACATCACCGACCGAGGAAGTTTCGAGGACGTGGCGCCGCTCCGGAGTCTTCTCGAAGAGGTCAAGAAGCCCAAGAACGTGCCCTTGGTCCTGGTGGGCAACAAGTGCGACATGGACCACGTGCGGCAGGTGACCACCGAGGAGGGCGAGCGCCTGGCCGCCGAAATGTCCTGCGCCTTCTACGAGTGCTCGGCGTGCGCCGACGAGGGCGGCGCCGTGGCCGAGGCCTTTCACGACCTGTGTCGCGAGGTGCGGCGGCGCAAGGCCGTGCAGGGCAAGGCCAGACGCCGCAGCTCCACCACGCACGTCAAGCAGGCCATCAACAAGATGCTGACCAAGATCAGCAGCTAA